One Molothrus ater isolate BHLD 08-10-18 breed brown headed cowbird chromosome 34, BPBGC_Mater_1.1, whole genome shotgun sequence genomic window carries:
- the LOC118700697 gene encoding olfactory receptor 14A16-like, producing MSNSSSIRHFLLLALADTRQLQLLHFCLLLGISLAALLGNGLIISAVACGHHLHTPMFFFLLNLALADLGSICTTVPKAMHNSLWHTSNISYTGCAAQLFFFVFCALTEFYLLTIMCYDRYVSICNPLHYGTLLGSRACAHMAAAAWASAFLNALMHTANTFSLPLCHGNALGQFFCEMPQILKLSCSKSQLRELGLLVVTANLSFGCFLFIVFSYVQIFRAVLRIPSEQGWHKAFSTCLPHLAVVTLFISTASFAYLKPRSMSFPSLDLALSVLYSVVPPALNPLIYSLRNQELKAAVWRLMTG from the coding sequence atgtccaacagcagctccatcaggcacttcctcctgctggcattggcagacacgcggcagctgcagctcctgcacttctgcctcttgctgggcatctccctggctgccctcctgggcaacggcctcatcatcagcgccgtagcctgcggccaccacctgcacacgcccatgttcttcttcctgctcaacctggccctcgctgacctgggctccatctgcaccactgtccccaaagccatgcacaattccctctggcacaccagcaacatctcctacactggatgtgctgctcagctctttttctttgttttctgtgctctaACAGAGTTTTATCTGctgaccatcatgtgctacgaccgctacgtgtccatctgcaaccccctgcactacgggaccctcctgggcagcagagcttgtgcccacatggcagcagctgcctgggccagtgcctttctcaatgctctcatgcacacagccaatacattttccctgcccctgtgccatggcaatgccctgggccagttcttctgtgaaatgccacagatcctcaagctctcctgctcaaaATCCCAACTCAGGGAACTTGGGCTTCTTGTAGTTACTGCTAATTTATCATTTGGTTGTTTtctgttcattgttttctcctatgtgcagattttcagggccgtgctgaggatcccctctgagcagggatggcacaaagccttttccacctgtctccctcacctggctgtggtcaCCCTATTTATTAGCACTGCCTCATTTGCCTATCTGAAGCCCcgctccatgtccttcccatccctggatctggccctgtcaGTTCTATACtcggtggtgcctccagccctgaaccccctcatctacagcctgaggaaccaggagctcaaggctgcagtgtggagactgatgactgga